One Streptomyces sp. CNQ-509 DNA window includes the following coding sequences:
- a CDS encoding lysine N(6)-hydroxylase/L-ornithine N(5)-oxygenase family protein, protein MSPKPPPPTQQPPQSPQARQSPQSPQARQPRQSPRAETRVHDFVAVGLGPFNLGLACLSAPVDGLDGVFLERKPDFDWHSGMFIEGSTLQTPFMSDLVTLADPTSPYSFLNYLKETGRLYSFYIRENFYPLREEFNDYCRWAAAQLPGVRFGEEVTAVVRDAADGTYVVRTPRGTYRGRRLVLGTGTPPYVPEPCRGLGGDLLHNSRYLEHRERLRDKESVTIVGSGQSAAEIYYDLLQDLRPDGYHLTWVTRSPRFFPLEYTKLTLEMTSPEYVDYFHALPAPVRDRLGPAQKSLYKGINTELIDAIFDLLYVKSRRGPVPTRLLTNTALVSAGYADGTYTLGLRHEEQGRDFELATQGLVLATGYRYAEPPFLAGIADRLARDEQGRFAVARNYTVDHAGREVFVQNAELHTHGFAAPDLGMAAYRNSCIIREMTGREVYPVEKSIAFQEFGAPA, encoded by the coding sequence TTGTCCCCGAAGCCCCCGCCGCCGACCCAGCAGCCCCCGCAGTCCCCGCAGGCCCGGCAGTCCCCGCAGTCCCCGCAGGCCCGGCAGCCCCGCCAGTCCCCGCGCGCTGAGACCCGCGTCCACGACTTCGTCGCCGTCGGCCTCGGCCCGTTCAACCTGGGCCTGGCCTGCCTGTCCGCGCCGGTCGACGGCCTCGACGGCGTCTTCCTGGAGCGCAAGCCCGACTTCGACTGGCACTCCGGGATGTTCATCGAAGGCAGCACGCTCCAGACGCCGTTCATGTCGGACCTGGTCACGCTCGCCGACCCCACGTCCCCGTACTCCTTCCTGAACTACCTGAAGGAGACCGGGCGGCTGTACTCCTTCTACATCCGCGAGAACTTCTATCCGCTGCGCGAGGAGTTCAACGACTACTGCCGCTGGGCCGCCGCCCAACTCCCCGGCGTCCGCTTCGGCGAGGAGGTCACCGCCGTCGTACGGGACGCGGCCGACGGCACGTACGTCGTCCGCACCCCGCGCGGCACGTACCGCGGGCGCCGCCTCGTCCTCGGCACCGGCACGCCGCCGTACGTACCCGAGCCGTGCCGCGGCCTCGGCGGCGACCTCCTCCACAACAGCCGCTATCTGGAGCACCGCGAGCGGCTGCGGGACAAGGAGTCGGTCACGATCGTCGGCAGCGGGCAGAGCGCCGCCGAGATCTACTACGACCTCCTCCAGGACCTGCGCCCCGACGGCTACCACCTCACCTGGGTGACCCGCTCGCCGCGGTTCTTCCCGCTGGAATACACCAAGCTGACGCTGGAGATGACCTCCCCCGAGTACGTCGACTACTTCCACGCGCTGCCGGCGCCCGTCCGCGACCGGCTGGGCCCCGCGCAGAAGAGCCTCTACAAGGGCATCAACACCGAGCTGATCGACGCCATCTTCGACCTCCTCTACGTCAAGTCCCGCCGCGGCCCGGTGCCCACCCGGCTGCTCACCAACACCGCCCTCGTCTCCGCCGGGTACGCGGACGGCACGTACACCCTGGGGCTGCGCCACGAGGAGCAGGGCCGGGACTTCGAGCTAGCCACCCAGGGGCTGGTGCTGGCCACCGGCTACCGCTACGCCGAGCCGCCCTTCCTCGCCGGCATCGCCGACCGCCTCGCGCGCGACGAGCAGGGACGCTTCGCCGTCGCCCGCAACTACACCGTCGACCACGCGGGCCGCGAGGTCTTCGTCCAGAACGCCGAGCTGCACACCCACGGCTTCGCCGCGCCCGACCTGGGCATGGCCGCGTACCGCAACTCCTGCATCATCCGGGAGATGACGGGCCGCGAGGTCTACCCGGTCGAGAAGTCCATCGCCTTCCAGGAGTTCGGAGCGCCGGCCTGA
- a CDS encoding YciI family protein → MAKYLLLKHYRGAPAAVNDVPMDQWEPEEVTAHIQYMRDFAARLEATGEFVGEQALAPEGTFVRYDGEGRPPVTDGPFAETKDLIAGWMVIDVETYDRALELAAELSAAPGAGGKPIHEWLEIRPAYGVQAPAAE, encoded by the coding sequence ATGGCCAAGTACCTGCTGCTCAAGCACTACCGCGGCGCGCCGGCGGCGGTCAACGACGTCCCGATGGACCAGTGGGAGCCGGAGGAGGTCACGGCCCACATCCAGTACATGCGTGACTTCGCCGCCCGGCTGGAGGCCACCGGCGAGTTCGTCGGCGAGCAGGCGCTCGCCCCGGAGGGCACCTTCGTCCGCTACGACGGCGAGGGCCGGCCCCCGGTCACCGACGGGCCGTTCGCGGAGACCAAGGATCTGATCGCCGGCTGGATGGTGATCGACGTGGAGACCTACGACCGCGCGCTGGAGCTGGCCGCCGAGCTGTCCGCCGCCCCGGGTGCGGGCGGCAAGCCGATCCACGAGTGGCTGGAGATCCGCCCGGCCTACGGCGTGCAGGCCCCGGCCGCCGAGTGA
- a CDS encoding GNAT family N-acetyltransferase, giving the protein MELTLRPLDPVLDAPLLHTWVTDPKAAFWLMQGCTPEEVEKEYARIAADPHHDAWLGLADGTPAFLAERYDPAHRELTGVYAAEDGDVGMHFLTAPAGTPVHGFTRAVITAVMEWLFADPAVRRVVVEPDARNTAVHALNEAVGFRVARRVRIPGAPGKPGKEALLSFCTREQFAASQAPAPPDPTGHLTPGHWAEATRRLLAKAIGEFTHERLLTPEPRGVGSYALRAGDAEYRFEARRYALDHWRVDPRTVTRHAPGDPPEGSAPDALRFFAGLREPLGLSPEVLPVYLEEITSTLASSAYKLAGPEDPDLATADFQRIEAGMTEGHPCFVANNGRLGLGAADYRAYAPETGARTRLVWLAAHRDRAAFTCAADLDYDTLLRAELGPAVLDRFAARLRALGLAPDDYLLMPAHPWQWEHKLSVTFAGEVAARRLVYLGESEDTYQPQQSIRTFFNTSAPRKHYVKTALSVLNMGFMRGLSAAYMEATPAINDWVAGLVDQDEVLRGTGLVVLRELAAAGYRHEAYEAATAPGSPYRKMLAALWRESPVPRLAEGERLATMAALLHTDRAGRPLAAALVEGSGLAPEVWLRRYLDAYLTPLLHAFYAYGLAFMPHGENVILVLDEAGAVVRALFKDIAEEVVVMDPDLPLPPAAERIRAEVPDDMQLLSVFTDVFDCFFRFLAPLLDEAGVLGEEDFWRTVAECARDYRAAVPDLADRFERHDLFAPEFALSCLNRLQLRNNRQMVDLTDPSAALQLVGTLRNPLAPYRPRTPTPG; this is encoded by the coding sequence ATGGAACTCACCCTGCGCCCCCTGGACCCGGTCCTGGACGCGCCGCTGCTGCACACCTGGGTCACCGATCCGAAGGCCGCGTTCTGGCTCATGCAGGGCTGCACGCCGGAGGAGGTCGAGAAGGAGTACGCGCGGATCGCCGCCGATCCGCACCACGACGCCTGGCTCGGCCTCGCCGACGGCACCCCCGCGTTCCTCGCCGAGCGCTACGACCCGGCGCACCGCGAGCTGACCGGCGTCTACGCCGCCGAGGACGGCGACGTCGGCATGCACTTCCTCACCGCGCCGGCCGGCACCCCCGTGCACGGCTTCACCCGCGCGGTGATCACGGCGGTGATGGAGTGGCTCTTCGCCGACCCGGCGGTGCGCCGGGTCGTGGTCGAGCCCGACGCGCGCAACACCGCGGTGCACGCGCTCAACGAGGCCGTGGGCTTCCGCGTCGCGCGCCGCGTGCGGATACCGGGCGCCCCGGGGAAGCCGGGCAAGGAGGCGCTGCTGAGCTTCTGTACCCGCGAGCAGTTCGCCGCCTCGCAGGCGCCGGCCCCTCCCGACCCCACCGGGCACCTCACCCCCGGCCACTGGGCGGAGGCGACCCGCCGGCTGCTGGCCAAGGCCATCGGGGAGTTCACCCACGAGCGGCTGCTGACGCCGGAGCCGCGGGGGGTCGGCTCGTACGCGCTACGGGCGGGGGACGCCGAATACCGCTTCGAGGCCCGGCGCTACGCGCTGGACCACTGGCGCGTCGACCCGCGCACCGTCACCCGCCACGCCCCCGGCGACCCGCCGGAGGGCTCGGCGCCCGACGCACTGCGGTTCTTCGCCGGACTCCGGGAGCCGCTGGGGCTGAGCCCCGAGGTGCTGCCGGTGTACCTGGAGGAGATCACGTCCACGCTGGCGAGCAGCGCGTACAAGCTCGCCGGGCCCGAGGACCCGGACCTGGCGACCGCGGACTTCCAGCGGATCGAGGCGGGGATGACGGAGGGCCACCCCTGCTTCGTCGCCAACAACGGCCGCCTGGGGCTGGGCGCGGCGGACTACCGCGCGTACGCCCCCGAGACCGGCGCCCGCACCCGCCTCGTCTGGCTCGCCGCCCACCGCGACCGGGCGGCCTTCACCTGCGCCGCCGACCTCGACTACGACACGCTGCTCCGCGCGGAGCTGGGGCCCGCCGTGCTGGACCGCTTCGCGGCCCGCCTCCGGGCTCTGGGCCTGGCCCCGGACGACTACCTGCTGATGCCCGCGCACCCCTGGCAGTGGGAGCACAAGCTCTCGGTCACCTTCGCGGGCGAGGTCGCCGCGCGCCGGCTGGTGTACCTCGGCGAGAGCGAGGACACGTACCAGCCGCAGCAGTCGATACGCACCTTCTTCAACACGTCCGCACCCCGGAAGCACTACGTCAAGACGGCGCTGTCCGTGCTCAACATGGGCTTCATGCGCGGGCTTTCCGCCGCGTACATGGAGGCCACGCCGGCGATCAACGACTGGGTCGCGGGGCTGGTCGACCAGGACGAGGTGCTGCGCGGCACGGGCCTGGTGGTCCTCCGCGAACTGGCCGCCGCCGGCTACCGCCACGAGGCGTACGAGGCCGCCACCGCCCCCGGCTCGCCGTACCGCAAGATGCTCGCCGCGCTGTGGCGGGAGAGCCCGGTGCCGCGGCTCGCCGAGGGCGAGCGGCTCGCGACGATGGCGGCGCTGCTGCACACCGACCGCGCGGGCCGGCCGCTGGCGGCGGCGCTGGTCGAGGGCTCGGGGCTGGCGCCCGAGGTGTGGCTGCGGCGGTACCTCGACGCGTATCTGACGCCGCTGCTGCACGCCTTCTACGCGTACGGGCTGGCGTTCATGCCGCACGGCGAGAACGTCATCCTGGTCCTGGACGAGGCGGGGGCGGTGGTGCGCGCGCTCTTCAAGGACATCGCGGAGGAGGTCGTGGTCATGGACCCGGACCTGCCGCTGCCGCCGGCGGCGGAGCGGATCCGCGCCGAGGTCCCGGACGACATGCAGCTGCTGTCGGTCTTCACGGACGTCTTCGACTGCTTCTTCCGCTTCCTGGCGCCGCTGCTGGACGAGGCGGGGGTGCTGGGAGAGGAGGACTTCTGGCGGACGGTCGCGGAGTGCGCGCGGGACTACCGGGCGGCGGTGCCGGACCTGGCGGACCGGTTCGAGCGGCACGACCTGTTCGCGCCGGAGTTCGCGCTGTCGTGCCTCAACAGGCTGCAGTTGCGGAACAACCGGCAGATGGTCGACCTGACGGACCCGTCGGCGGCCCTCCAGTTGGTGGGAACCCTCCGCAACCCCCTGGCCCCCTACCGTCCCCGCACACCCACCCCAGGGTAG
- a CDS encoding RNA polymerase sigma factor, with amino-acid sequence MNESLLRELVPEVIGVLVRRGADFAAAEDAVQDALVEAVRGWPEGDAPRDPKGWLITVAWRKFLDTVRAESSRRRREERVEAEPAPDGGGAVDDTLQLYFLCAHPSLTPASAVALTLRAVGGLTTRQIARAYLVPEATMAQRISRAKRTVSGVRFDQPGDLATVLRVLYLVFNEGYSGDVDLSAEAIRLTRQLAARTGAAVARRAAAGGEGAGAGGEEVAGLLALMLLHHARRPARTGADGRLVPLAEQDRGLWDTGLIAEGVGILQAALARDRLGEFQAQAAIAALHADAPTAAETDWVQIVEWYDELVRLTGSPVAGLNRAVAVGEADGARAGLAALAELDPSLPRYTAVAAYLHERDGDTETAAGLYAQAARSAPNIPERDHLTRQAARLNARLRG; translated from the coding sequence GTGAACGAGTCGCTGCTGCGGGAGCTGGTGCCGGAGGTCATCGGGGTCCTCGTCCGCCGCGGAGCAGACTTCGCGGCGGCCGAGGACGCCGTACAGGACGCCCTGGTCGAGGCCGTGCGCGGCTGGCCGGAGGGCGACGCGCCGCGGGACCCCAAGGGGTGGCTGATCACGGTGGCGTGGCGCAAGTTCCTCGACACCGTACGGGCCGAGAGCTCCCGGCGGCGGCGCGAGGAACGGGTCGAGGCCGAGCCCGCGCCGGACGGGGGCGGGGCGGTGGACGACACGCTCCAGCTCTACTTCCTCTGCGCGCACCCGTCCCTGACGCCGGCCTCGGCCGTCGCGCTGACGCTGCGCGCGGTCGGCGGGCTGACGACGCGGCAGATCGCGCGGGCGTATCTGGTGCCCGAGGCGACCATGGCACAGCGGATCAGCAGGGCGAAGCGGACGGTCTCCGGGGTGCGGTTCGACCAGCCCGGGGACCTGGCGACCGTGCTGCGGGTGCTGTACCTGGTGTTCAACGAGGGCTACTCCGGGGACGTCGACCTGTCGGCGGAGGCGATCCGGCTGACGCGGCAGTTGGCGGCGAGGACGGGTGCGGCGGTGGCGAGAAGGGCCGCGGCCGGGGGCGAGGGCGCCGGGGCCGGCGGCGAGGAAGTCGCGGGGCTGCTGGCGCTCATGCTGCTCCACCACGCGCGGCGGCCGGCGCGTACCGGCGCGGACGGCAGGCTCGTACCGCTCGCCGAGCAGGACCGCGGGCTGTGGGACACCGGGCTGATCGCCGAGGGCGTCGGGATCCTCCAGGCGGCGCTGGCCCGGGACCGGCTGGGGGAGTTCCAGGCGCAGGCGGCGATCGCCGCGCTGCACGCGGACGCCCCGACGGCGGCGGAGACGGACTGGGTGCAGATCGTGGAGTGGTACGACGAGCTGGTACGCCTCACCGGCAGTCCGGTGGCCGGACTCAACCGGGCGGTGGCGGTGGGCGAGGCGGACGGTGCGCGGGCGGGGCTGGCGGCGCTGGCGGAGCTCGATCCGTCGCTGCCGCGGTATACGGCGGTGGCGGCGTACCTGCACGAGCGGGACGGCGACACGGAGACGGCGGCCGGGCTGTACGCGCAGGCGGCCCGCTCGGCGCCGAACATACCGGAGCGGGACCACCTGACGCGGCAGGCCGCGCGGCTCAACGCGCGGCTGCGGGGGTGA